A part of Anser cygnoides isolate HZ-2024a breed goose chromosome 17, Taihu_goose_T2T_genome, whole genome shotgun sequence genomic DNA contains:
- the FZD10 gene encoding frizzled-10: MGPGARSLVRAVLVLCCLSGSCAGISSIDIDRPGDGRCQPIEIPMCKDIGYNMTRMPNLMGHENQREAAIQLHEFAPLVEYGCHSHLKFFLCSLYAPMCTEQVSTPIPACRVMCEQARLKCSPIMEQFNFKWPDSLDCSKLPNKNDPNYLCMEAPNNGSDEPPRGSSMLPPMFRPQRPSGGHDLQQHKDSLSRTSCENPGKFHHVEKSASCAPLCTPGVDVYWSRDDKQFAVIWIAIWSILCFFSSAFTVLTFLIDPQRFKYPERPIIFLSMCYCVYSVGYIIRLFSGAESIACDRDSGQLYVIQEGLESTGCTIVFLVLYYFGMASSLWWVILTLTWFLAAGKKWGHEAIEANSSYFHLAAWAIPAVKTIMILVMRRVAGDELTGLCYVGSMDVNALTGFVLIPLACYLIIGTSFILSGFVALFHIRRVMKTGGENTDKLEKLMVRIGVFSVLYTVPATCVIACYFYERLNMDYWKIVATQQKCKMNNQTKNLDCTMNNSIPAVEIFMVKIFMLLVVGITSGMWIWTSKTLQSWQNVCSRRLKKRSRRKPASVITSSGIYKKPQHPQKTHLAKYESTLQPPTCV; the protein is encoded by the coding sequence ATGGGGCCGGGGGCCCGGAGCTTGGTGCGGGccgtgctggtgctgtgctgcctgagCGGCTCCTGCGCTGGGATAAGCTCCATCGACATCGACCGGCCCGGCGACGGGAGGTGCCAGCCCATAGAAATCCCCATGTGCAAGGATATAGGGTACAACATGACGAGGATGCCGAACCTGATGGGACACGAGAACCAGAGAGAAGCTGCCATCCAGCTGCACGAGTTTGCCCCCTTGGTGGAGTACGGCTGCCACAGCCATCTGAagtttttcctctgctctctctATGCCCCGATGTGCACGGAGCAAGTTTCTACACCGATCCCAGCCTGCAGGGTCATGTGCGAGCAGGCGAGGCTGAAATGCTCTCCCATTATGGAGCAGTTCAATTTTAAGTGGCCGGACTCCTTAGACTGCAGCAAACTGCCCAACAAGAATGACCCCAATTACCTGTGCATGGAAGCCCCCAACAACGGGTCGGACGAGCCACCCAGAGGATCCAGCATGCTGCCGCCCATGTTCCGGCCACAGCGGCCCAGCGGTGGCCAtgacctgcagcagcacaaggacAGCCTGAGCAGAACCTCCTGTGAAAACCCTGGCAAGTTCCACCACGTGGAAAAAAGTGCTTCTTGCGCACCGCtctgcaccccaggggttgatGTTTACTGGAGCAGGGATGACAAGCAGTTTGCTGTCATTTGGATTGCCATCTGGTCCATTCTGTGCTTCTTCTCCAGTGCTTTTACTGTTCTCACGTTTCTGATAGATCCGCAGCGTTTCAAGTACCCTGAGAGGCCCATTATCTTCCTGTCTATGTGCTACTGTGTCTACTCGGTGGGGTACATTATTCGCCTCTTTTCGGGTGCTGAAAGCATCGCCTGTGATAGGGACAGCGGCCAGCTCTATGTCATCCAGGAAGGACTGGAGAGCACTGGCTGCACCATTGTGTTCCTGGTTCTGTATTACTTTGGTATGGCAAGCTCCTTGTGGTGGGTAATCTTGACTTTAACTTGGTTTCTGGCAGCTGGGAAAAAATGGGGACACGAAGCAATTGAAGCAAACAGTAGCTACTTTCATTTGGCGGCCTGGGCCATACCAGCTGTGAAGACCATAATGATCCTGGTTATGAGAAGGGTGGCTGGAGATGAGCTGACAGGGTTGTGCTATGTTGGAAGCATGGATGTGAATGCCTTGACTGGGTTTGTACTCATTCCTTTGGCTTGTTATCTAATCATTGGcacttcttttattctttctgggTTTGTGGCCCTTTTTCATATCAGGAGGGTGATGAAAACAGGTGGAGAAAATACTGACAAGTTGGAGAAGCTGATGGTCAGGATTGGTGTCTTCTCAGTCTTGTATACAGTGCCTGCAACTTGCGTGATAGCTTGCTATTTTTATGAAAGACTTAATATGGATTATTGGAAAATTGTGGCAACTCAACAGAAATGCAAGATGAACAATCAGACTAAAAACTTGGACTGCACGATGAATAATTCTATTCCGGCAGTAGAAATTTTCATGGTCAAAATTTTTATGTTATTAGTTGTGGGCATTACTAGTGGTATGTGGATCTGGACTTCCAAGACTCTTCAGTCCTGGCAAAATGTTTGTAGTCGAAGATTAAAGAAGAGAAGTAGGAGAAAACCTGCAAGTGTTATTACAAGTAGCGGAATCTACAAAAAACCTCAACATCCACAGAAAACTCACCTTGCAAAATATGAATCAACGTTACAACCACCCACTTGTGTGTGA